A stretch of DNA from Deltaproteobacteria bacterium:
TACGAAGGGCAGCTCCACAGGGTTACCCCGACAATTCCGAAATCTTTTTTTGCGCTCTTTGCCCTCCCCGATTGCCCTGAGCGTGTCGAAGGGTGCGGCCAATTGCCTCTTCCGAATCCGAAAACGCCATCAGCCGAGTTCCTTGATCGCCTGCTGCAAATAACTCTGATCGATATATTTTGCCGGGTCGGGCGGCGCGCCCTTCACCTGTTCGGCGTAAATCTGCATGGCGAATTTCAAACCTTCGAGACCGATCTCCGCGTTGGGATGCCAGATGCGATTGGCCGTGTAATATTCCCAACCACGCCGCGCCAGCTCGGGTTTGAGCGGCATCTCCTTGGCGAGAAAATCGATCGCCGCTTCTTTGTTGGCATAAAGCCAGCGATGCATGCGCACCGTCGCTTTCAAGTAGCGCACCAGCAGCCCGCGGTTTTTCTCCGCCCAGCCGCGCTTCACCGTGAGCAGCGATAGTTGATAGTTGGGAATATAATCGCGAAAATATCCGAGCACATTGAAACCTTGCTGCTCGGCAGTGAAATCGAGGGGAACGACTAAATACGTCGCGCCCAATTGTCCCGAAGTCAGCGCCGCCAGATTGAAACTGCCGCCGCCCACCGCGAGCATTTTATAATCCGCCGGATAATTCAAACCGTTTTGTTTGAAGATTTTTTGCAGCACGTTGGCCGCGCCGGAAGTCAGGGCTTGCACGCCGACGGTGGCGCCGCGCAAATCTTTGAAGCTTTTGTAATTCTTCCCCGCGACGATCGCCTGTGTGAGCCCGTTAACAACGCCGCCCACGGCCAGCAAGTCCGCACCATTGGCTGCCGCCGCGATCACCGCGTCGGCGGAACCTAACGCCAAGTTCACCGACTCGCTCACCAGCGCCGCGGTCGTGATCGGATTGCCGCGCAGCAAGATCGTCTGGACATCGAGCCCAACTTCATCGAAGAAGCCTTTTTTCACCCCGAGCCAAAACATATGGGTGCCGACCGTCTTGGTGCCGACGCCGACCGGGAATTTGAGTTTTTCCTGGGCTCCAGCGCCACTGCGCGCGCTCATGACGAGCAGGACAGACAGGCTGACGATCAGTCTAAAATAACTGCCAAATGTTTGCATGAATCAACGCTAGTCAAGTAAAACCACCATAGGTTAGATGGAAGAGAAGCGTCAAGACCAAAATCGTCAGCGCAACAAAGGATCGTCCCATGAAACTCGGACTCTTCGATCACATGCAAAAGCACGACAAGCCGGCGTTGAGCTACGTCGACCTGTACAAAAATCATCTCGACGTTGTGGAGTTCGCCGATCAGGCCGGCATGGATTTTTATTTCGTTGCCGAACATCACTTCGACATGGGCTTCTCCGAATGTCCCAGCCCCGGCAGTTTTCTCGGCGCCGCCTCCCAGCGCACCAAGAACATTCGCATGGGACCGCTGGTTTACGTCTTGCCGCTGTGGAATCCGATCCGCGTCGCCGAAGAAGTGGCGCTACTCGACAATCTCATGCAAGGCCGGCTCGAAGTCGGCTTCGGCGCCGGCATCGGCCCTTTTACTTTTGCCGCTTATAATATTCCTTGGGATCAGAAACGCGAGATGACGCTCGAAGCGCTGCAAGTGATCAAAGGCATCTGGACTCATGAAACTTTCATCTTCGAAGGCAAATATTTCAAGTGCAAGGATATCGACTCGTCGATCCCGCTGGTGCAAAAACCCCATCCGCCGATCTGGATGCCGACCCGCAGCAAAGAATCCATCGAAGAAGCCGCATCCACTGGCGTCAGCACGATTCAATGGGTGCCGTCGGGGATGAAGGCGGTGCGCAAAGCCTTCGACGAATATCGCGCGGTGTATCAAAAAGCGAAGCCCAGCGGGCGCAAACCGCATATCGGCTTGATGCGCGAAATCTACGTCGCCGAAAGCGACAAGCAAGCCCACGCCGAGGGCGAGTATCACTGGAAAAATTTCTGGCAGCGGCGCGGCGGTGCGCGCACCTACGGCGCTCACGGCTCGACTGGACTGTCGACGATCCTCGACGGCGGCCGGCGCCAGGAGTTGATGGACATGGAACACTCCATCGGCGACGGTTCATTCATCTGCGGTGCGCCGGAATCGGTGGTGCAGCAAATTAAGAAAATCGCCAACGACGCCGGCGCCGATACTTTTCTCGGCGAGTTTACTTTCGGCGAGCTGGAACAGAAGCAAGCGATGAATTCGCTGCGTCTGTTCGCTGAGCAAGTGATGCCGGAATTGCGTCGCTTCGAAGTCGATGCCTTGAACTTCCCCGCCGCCCAAGCGTAATCGCAACTGTCATGCTGAGCCGAAGGCGAACCATCTCGAGTTCGTAACGAACGAACGGCTGAGTCGTGGCATTTTCACTTGTCTCGCCCTATGATGTTCAAATAATTATCAGCGAGTAGAGGCAAAAATGGCGATTCACCCACTAGCCGGCAAACCGGCGCCGGCAAATATATTGATCGATGTCGCGGCGCTCGAAAAAGCTTATTACCAGCGCAACCCCAACACGGTGGACCCGTCGCAACTGGTCAGCTTCGGCACCAGCGGCCATCGCGGCAGTCCGCTCAGCGTTAGTTTAAATGAAGCGCATATCCTCGCCATCACCCAGGCGATCTGCGACTACCGCACGAGCAAAAATATTTCCGGGCCGCTGTTCATGGGCAAAGACACCCACGCGGCCTCCGGGCCGGCGCAGAGGACGGCGCTGGAAGTGCTGGCGGCGAATTCCATCGAAACGATCATTCAGCGCGATGACGGCTTCACGCCGACGCCGGCGATCTCGCGCGCCATTCTCGTCCACAATCGCGGCCGCAAAGAGCGCCCGGCCGACGGCATCGTCGTCACGCCGTCGCATAATCCGCCCGCCGACGGCGGCTTCAAATATAATCCTCCCGAAGGCGGGCCGGCGGACACCGATGTTACCGAATGGATTCAGCAGCGCGCCAACGATTTGTTGCGCGAGAGCAACCGCGGCGTGAAGCGCGTCGCTTACGACAAAGCGTTGAAGGCAGCGACGACGCACCAAGAAGATTTAGTCAGCCCCTATGTCGAAGACTTAACCGCCGTCATCGACATGGAAGCGATTCATGCACAGCGCGTCAAGATCGGCGTCGATCCGCTGGGCGGCGCGGCCCTCGCTTATTGGCAGAAGATCGCCGAGCATTATCAACTTGATCTAACAATCGTGAACTCATCCAGCGATCCGACTTTCCGTTTCATGACGCTCGATCACGACGGCAAGATCCGCATGGATTGCTCCAGCCCCTACGCCATGGCCGGCTTGGTGAAACTGAAAGATAGTTTTCAAGTTGCCTTCGGCAACGACGCCGACTCCGACCGCCACGGCATCGTCACGCCGTCCCTCGGCTTGATGAATCCGAACCACTATCTCGCCGTGGCGATTCATTACTTACTGACGCACCGGCCGCGCTGGAGCAAAGCTGCCGCCGTCGGCAAGACTTTGGTCAGCAGCTGCCTCATCGATCGCGTCGTCGAAAAGCTCGACCGCAAGTTGTTCGAAGTTCCGGTCGGCTTCAAATGGTTCGCCCCTGGCCTATTCGACGGCTCGGTCTGTTTCGGCGGCGAGGAGAGCGCCGGCGCCAGTTTTCTCTGCCAAGATGGAACGGTTTGGACGACGGATAAAGATGGCATCATTCTCTGCCTGCTCGCAGCGGAAATCATCGCCACCACCGGCCGCGATGCCGCGAGCTGGTATGAAAAACTAACCGACCAACTGGGCCGGCCGTTTTATACTCGCATCGATCTGCCGTCGACGACGGCGCAAAAAAACGCCTTGAAAGCGCTGCGGCCCGATTCGCTCAGCGCCAAGGAACTCGCCGGCGAGCCGATCGTCGCGAAATTGACCGCAGCGCCGGGCAACGGCGCGGCCATCGGCGGACTCAAAGTGGCCGCGCGTAGCGGCTGGTTCGCCGTGCGGCCGTCGGGAACCGAAGAGCTATGTAAAATTTACGCCGAGAGTTTGGTGTCGCAGGATCATTTGCAAA
This window harbors:
- a CDS encoding ABC transporter substrate-binding protein; amino-acid sequence: MQTFGSYFRLIVSLSVLLVMSARSGAGAQEKLKFPVGVGTKTVGTHMFWLGVKKGFFDEVGLDVQTILLRGNPITTAALVSESVNLALGSADAVIAAAANGADLLAVGGVVNGLTQAIVAGKNYKSFKDLRGATVGVQALTSGAANVLQKIFKQNGLNYPADYKMLAVGGGSFNLAALTSGQLGATYLVVPLDFTAEQQGFNVLGYFRDYIPNYQLSLLTVKRGWAEKNRGLLVRYLKATVRMHRWLYANKEAAIDFLAKEMPLKPELARRGWEYYTANRIWHPNAEIGLEGLKFAMQIYAEQVKGAPPDPAKYIDQSYLQQAIKELG
- a CDS encoding LLM class flavin-dependent oxidoreductase, producing MKLGLFDHMQKHDKPALSYVDLYKNHLDVVEFADQAGMDFYFVAEHHFDMGFSECPSPGSFLGAASQRTKNIRMGPLVYVLPLWNPIRVAEEVALLDNLMQGRLEVGFGAGIGPFTFAAYNIPWDQKREMTLEALQVIKGIWTHETFIFEGKYFKCKDIDSSIPLVQKPHPPIWMPTRSKESIEEAASTGVSTIQWVPSGMKAVRKAFDEYRAVYQKAKPSGRKPHIGLMREIYVAESDKQAHAEGEYHWKNFWQRRGGARTYGAHGSTGLSTILDGGRRQELMDMEHSIGDGSFICGAPESVVQQIKKIANDAGADTFLGEFTFGELEQKQAMNSLRLFAEQVMPELRRFEVDALNFPAAQA
- a CDS encoding alpha-D-glucose phosphate-specific phosphoglucomutase, with amino-acid sequence MAIHPLAGKPAPANILIDVAALEKAYYQRNPNTVDPSQLVSFGTSGHRGSPLSVSLNEAHILAITQAICDYRTSKNISGPLFMGKDTHAASGPAQRTALEVLAANSIETIIQRDDGFTPTPAISRAILVHNRGRKERPADGIVVTPSHNPPADGGFKYNPPEGGPADTDVTEWIQQRANDLLRESNRGVKRVAYDKALKAATTHQEDLVSPYVEDLTAVIDMEAIHAQRVKIGVDPLGGAALAYWQKIAEHYQLDLTIVNSSSDPTFRFMTLDHDGKIRMDCSSPYAMAGLVKLKDSFQVAFGNDADSDRHGIVTPSLGLMNPNHYLAVAIHYLLTHRPRWSKAAAVGKTLVSSCLIDRVVEKLDRKLFEVPVGFKWFAPGLFDGSVCFGGEESAGASFLCQDGTVWTTDKDGIILCLLAAEIIATTGRDAASWYEKLTDQLGRPFYTRIDLPSTTAQKNALKALRPDSLSAKELAGEPIVAKLTAAPGNGAAIGGLKVAARSGWFAVRPSGTEELCKIYAESLVSQDHLQMIETEARQIMQTVFTAAGA